A genomic region of Scomber japonicus isolate fScoJap1 chromosome 5, fScoJap1.pri, whole genome shotgun sequence contains the following coding sequences:
- the LOC128359391 gene encoding overexpressed in colon carcinoma 1 protein yields MGCGNSSATSTSGGGPAEASKDVTEDPLAEDEKRRNYGGVYVGLPADLTIVAESQSKSTHKD; encoded by the exons ATGGGTTGTGGCAATTCCTCAGCCACCAGCACCTCAGGAGGAG GGCCAGCAGAAGCCTCCAAAGATGT GACAGAAGATCCCTTGGcagaagatgagaaaagaag GAACTATGGTGGCGTATATGTAGGTCTGCCAGCGGACCTGACCATTGTCGCTGAGAGTCAGTCCAAGTCCACACATAAAG ACTAG